The Palleronia sp. THAF1 genome window below encodes:
- a CDS encoding DUF1127 domain-containing protein has protein sequence MPNRSRIESRPTTAETERWKRYRKTVATLEALDDSTLADIGIKRGDIHARATAHAWSTP, from the coding sequence ATGCCCAATCGGTCACGCATCGAGTCCCGCCCCACTACGGCTGAAACGGAGCGCTGGAAACGCTATCGCAAGACCGTCGCAACGCTTGAAGCGCTCGACGATAGCACCCTTGCGGACATCGGTATCAAACGCGGCGACATTCATGCGCGCGCAACCGCCCACGCATGGAGCACGCCATGA